The window GGATGAGCGATGAGGATCCGTGCTGGGATTCGCTAGATCCGGTCTAGAGCCAGCAGATTCGCAATCGACCCCGTACTTCTCCTTCAGCAACTCGTTGTGCCTGTCGATCCTTCGTATGCAGTCTTCCAGCCTCTGGATACCCTTCACGCACCTCTCGTACGAGATCCCTGTCGACGCGTCGATCGACAAGTCGGGGATCCGCCGAGCCGCTCGATTCGTCGATCCCTCGCCTCGCCGATCGATCGTGAATTTCGGGGGATGGTTCCGAAAGGAAGGGGTTCCGCTTCGATACGCGCGACACCTTGAAAAGATATATTcggaattatttcgaaagagaatcagaggattataataaattaatcgaatagaaagaaaaattctcacgTGCTCGTCCCAGAGTTGAGATTTCGCATCAAGGTCATCGCCTCGCTAAGATATTCCTCCAGAAAAACGTttctatcctcctcctcctcctcttcttcttcctcctcctccacgttCTCGTAACTCTCCGACTCGCTGCACGTGTTCTCCGACGACTCGTCCGCGAAGAACTTCACCTTCCTccgattcttcttcctcgaactttcctcttcctcgaacgccaactcctcctcctcctcctccttgctCTCCTCTGAGCCGTGGCCCGATCGTGTCTTCTCTCTCCAACCGATCTTCGATATCAactctccccttctctcttGCTTAGAGTCCTCCTCGGTCTCCTCGTTCGAGGAATGGACAGGGTTCGGCGATTCGTCGGCCGCCgcgttcctcctccttctcctcttgaTGATCGGCTTCAGGATCCCGATCGAGTCGAACCTCTTCTCGGAGACGGTGGTGGAACTCGAGAAAGacaccttcttcttccttccgaAATTGTTCGGGGAAACAATGTTGTCGGATTCGTccatccctccccctccgtaGTTACGAAACGGTTTGCCCGCGAAAATCGTGAGGGACTCGTGCGCTTTGTGGGCCACGATTTCGGCCAATTTGGCGGGATTCCTGGTTTTCGGGAATTCGCGTTGGAAATCGGCAACGGGCTCGTTCTTGGGATCGGTTTCCATCGATTTCTTTGTGTGCGCCACCACGTCGGGCGGGCAAAaattctccctctctcgcccCATCCCCTGCTGCTGCTTCGCTTTCAACAACGACGTCGTCGGGTCGTCGCTGGACGCGTTGCTCTCGTTGTAATCCAAACTGTCGTCCGAGAAACCGTGATCGTGATTATCGTTCGTTCCAAAGGGGCGAAAACACGCCACGTCACGATTCGTTTCGAACGGGGTCCCTAGTTGCCAGAACGACGGTGAGACCTCCGTTTCCTTCGCCCCCTCGAACAAAATACTCCTCGACGGTTCCCGGTAAACGTGCTCCCTCCTCGAGCTGAAACTTCGCTTCCGGTTGATGAACGCCTCGGTGATCAAACCTTCTCCGATGAATCCTTCCAGCTCGTGCCCCCCCATcatctcctccccctcctcctcctgggACGACGTGCCAAGGGAATTCCTCAAGGTAATGGAATTCCCGATCCTGGCCCGCTCCTCGCCCCCCGCTCCTCCTCGAGGACTACTCTTCGAGCCCGCCCTCGAACAATAACTCCTCTCAACCGCGTTGTTAGGATCGTGAAAGATGTTCTCGATCCTGAACACCTTGCCGTCGGTCTGGCTGGGCGTCGATGCGGTCCGATCCAACGCAGGCGACGTCGTCTCCCCCCCTGCTTTCGTTTGCGCGCTCTCGTCCTTGGTCGCGCCTCCACCCTCGCCCCCACCCTTCACCCTCGTCGAGACGATCCCCGATCCCCGACTCCCGCTCTCGATCGTGATGCTCACCGAGTCGGGCAACGATATGGAGATGACGCTCCTCTCCCCGCATCGCTGCTGTTCGTCCACGGAACAACACCGCCTCGAGCAAGCGAATGGAAAGGATTCAGGTGGATCCATTCGTCGCAGCGTCTGCACCGCGAAACTTCGACACGTGGAGAACGCGCTCGTGTTCGTGCAACTTTCGGTGCACGCCGCCCTCCCCCGCCCTCCCTCTTGGCAAAAATCGACGGACACGTCCACGCTGCTCGGATCGCTGCTCTCCGCGTAGTAATTCTGGCCGTCGTCCGACAATATGCCGGAATCGTTCCGCGGCGAGTTAACAACCCCGTCGTAGTCCTCGAGATCGGTCGCCGAGCTGGCCACGTCCCTGCACCTGACCACGCTCACGACCGTCCTCGGTTTGTCGGTCGAGGTGGCCATTTCCTTCACCCTCAACACGGGCCCGGACAACCCCTTGTCCCACCGGTGCTCGCAAAGCTGACGGTGATCCGTCGAGATCGCGACGTCGCGACGAGCGATCGGCGACGTATCCGTGAGGGAAGCCGTGTCCCTCATTCGCACGGTCCTCGAGCAATCCGTCTGCGTGTCCACGCTCACCCGTCTACGTTTCCCCATCAACATCTTCCTCGAGATCTCCTGCAGCTTCAACCTGGCCACGGATCTCGTCCCCCCCTCGGCCGTCGACGCCTCCCCCGTCGGGGAACGCATCCCAGGCGAATCCTCCGCGCTCCTCTTGCTCGAGTACAATCTCTCCGTGACGGCTGCCACGATCTCTGCGCGCTTCACCCTCTGTATAGGGGTGTGATGGTTCTTGAGGATCGAGGAGGATTCCTGATCCAACGAATTCTTCCTGCTCGACGACTTGTCGCCCCGACCCGCGATCGAGATCTGCTCGTCCTTCGAGCTGCTCGAACTGCTGTCCTTGCTGCTCTTCCGCCTCACGCTCTCCAAACTGGGCTTCCTCGCGTAGCTCCTCGCCCTGCACCCGTTCGATTCGTTTATCTCCGCCTTTTGCGCCACTCCCCTGTCCGACTCGTTGCTCCCCTTACGCTCCAGCCGCTCGTTGCTCCCCCGCTTACCTCCccaattcttcttccttcgatcCTCCACCTCCCGGATGTCGTTCAACTTCTTCGCCACGCGGTCGGGAACCGTGGACGAGGCCGGCCGTTTCTCCAAACTCGTGTAAGACCTCTCCAACGGGAACACGGGATCCCTCCTCTGGATCGCCTCCACCGAGCCGAACAACTTCCTCGACGCGTGCAAATTCGTGAGCGGGGGGATCGCGTCCACCGAGTCCTGCTTGCGAAACTTTCGCTTCCTCTGCCCCGCGTTTCTCTCGTCGTATATCCTCCCGTCGTCGGGCGAATTTCTCTCGTGCGTCCCCTTTCGACCTTCCCCTTCGACAAACTCGTCCACGTCGTTCGACGATTCGTCCACCACCTCGTCCGAGTAGATCTCCTCGATCCGCGCCGAGGGCTCGTCGGGGTTATCGTCAGGTTTGATCAGGACTGCGACCAAGGTCGGTATGTCGACGAACACGGATTCGCTCGCCTCCTCGCCggccccctcctcctcgttcaACTCCGTCACCCGAGCTCGGTTGTAGCCGGCCGCGAAACGATCGCTCTCGAAAAATTCCAGGGAACCGAATCTCTTCCCCGAACGGGGGGAGATGACGTGATGCGTGTCCGTGGAATTGGATCTTTGAAGGGGGAAGGCGGCCTTAGCCATCGATTctatccccccctcctccttccaacTCCGTTCCGCGGTTCGTTCGCACGATCCGACTCCCTCCGTGCCGATCAACTCTGCTCGAATTCCCTTCCGGCAACGGCACAACACCTTCGTGTCCGGATCCGTGTTCTGGAAAAAAACAAGAGAGGATTTTTGTTGGAAGAATGTTGGATGCGGAGAAGAAGGGCGCAAGCAAGTGGAAAGAAGAGAGTAGATCGAATCGAAGACGGAAGGAAATATTCGTTCTACGCTGGAATAGGTGGAAAAGATGTGGTTGGACAGAGAGGCGCGTGTATCGTTTGTCTCCGTCTAGCCGTAACGTCACGTGTGATGTCACGTGACTGGATTCAAGCGTGGAATCGCGTCACGTGACGTGCCTGAGCCAACAGTGGGGGTAACGCGACGTCATTGGGCAAAGACACGTCACGTGACCGTGAAGGCTAAGCGTCGCTACGTGTCACGTGACTTTTCCTAACCTAACAAGTTGCGGTGAGGATATTAGGACGTGTTCTTCCGCGAAATTCTTCAACTTTTAGCGATAGAGATCGTAACGCGGGCATGGCTATCTGTGCGCTCGTTATCAATCGATTGTGCAACTCGATTgtcaattttctcgaaaacaaacgttgataaatcgaaatcgatcgtttcgcgCCAACCGGCGACTCCCGCCTCCTTCGATCTGCGCCgcgtgtaattaaaataataacgcCGTGTCGTTTTCGAATTCGACGTTCGTAATTCGAAACGTCGAAACTGAGTGAGCGAAGCTTGATTAAGATAATTGGGGCGCGGTTTTGGGAATGAAACGCGAAAATCGCCATCGTATAATGGCGATCATAAATGGGGTAAATTCGATGAGGCTAATTAATGACCGATTACCGTAGCATGGATCGAAGGATATTGTAATATCTACTCTCGATAGATGGAATGGAGGCTGCTCGTTTAAACTCGCTCACGCACCTGCGTGTAAAACTGTATTTCATCGGCAAT is drawn from Apis mellifera strain DH4 linkage group LG5, Amel_HAv3.1, whole genome shotgun sequence and contains these coding sequences:
- the LOC552512 gene encoding uncharacterized protein LOC552512 isoform X4, whose protein sequence is MAIWRTSRWQFVFDRFPPGLLRGLHRSILFATMNNFVFICISFEKAVRMRDESDSWFSRVSWKSMELIDTNVKKESNLTGSEVVVHTESNEISLTNLKVSSSKAGDSRERIRKYGFDYCFDSSNPVAQNFADQATIYQTLGRTVLDNVFTGYNSCLVAYGQSASGKTYTMMGTKEDPGLTPRLCEGIFARIEEERRNERNYGVSVRFDASRGAHPGLVDVLRGGGDEGTEDSVHVAEPEQQPKPRSAHDRGRRGKRRSVVLEEEEAVPRRQQAASRRSGGERERGYLRWRSSAEAISPASGSYNETARTLRFAQRAQSVVNRPMVNEDPVAKIVRELRAEVARLKSLLVEKNTDPDTKVLCRCRKGIRAELIGTEGVGSCERTAERSWKEEGGIESMAKAAFPLQRSNSTDTHHVISPRSGKRFGSLEFFESDRFAAGYNRARVTELNEEEGAGEEASESVFVDIPTLVAVLIKPDDNPDEPSARIEEIYSDEVVDESSNDVDEFVEGEGRKGTHERNSPDDGRIYDERNAGQRKRKFRKQDSVDAIPPLTNLHASRKLFGSVEAIQRRDPVFPLERSYTSLEKRPASSTVPDRVAKKLNDIREVEDRRKKNWGGKRGSNERLERKGSNESDRGVAQKAEINESNGCRARSYARKPSLESVRRKSSKDSSSSSSKDEQISIAGRGDKSSSRKNSLDQESSSILKNHHTPIQRVKRAEIVAAVTERLYSSKRSAEDSPGMRSPTGEASTAEGGTRSVARLKLQEISRKMLMGKRRRVSVDTQTDCSRTVRMRDTASLTDTSPIARRDVAISTDHRQLCEHRWDKGLSGPVLRVKEMATSTDKPRTVVSVVRCRDVASSATDLEDYDGVVNSPRNDSGILSDDGQNYYAESSDPSSVDVSVDFCQEGGRGRAACTESCTNTSAFSTCRSFAVQTLRRMDPPESFPFACSRRCCSVDEQQRCGERSVISISLPDSVSITIESGSRGSGIVSTRVKGGGEGGGATKDESAQTKAGGETTSPALDRTASTPSQTDGKVFRIENIFHDPNNAVERSYCSRAGSKSSPRGGAGGEERARIGNSITLRNSLGTSSQEEEGEEMMGGHELEGFIGEGLITEAFINRKRSFSSRREHVYREPSRSILFEGAKETEVSPSFWQLGTPFETNRDVACFRPFGTNDNHDHGFSDDSLDYNESNASSDDPTTSLLKAKQQQGMGRERENFCPPDVVAHTKKSMETDPKNEPVADFQREFPKTRNPAKLAEIVAHKAHESLTIFAGKPFRNYGGGGMDESDNIVSPNNFGRKKKVSFSSSTTVSEKRFDSIGILKPIIKRRRRRNAAADESPNPVHSSNEETEEDSKQERRGELISKIGWREKTRSGHGSEESKEEEEEELAFEEEESSRKKNRRKVKFFADESSENTCSESESYENVEEEEEEEEEEEDRNVFLEEYLSEAMTLMRNLNSGTSTCRAYRSGTPSFRNHPPKFTIDRRGEGSTNRAARRIPDLSIDASTGISYERCVKGIQRLEDCIRRIDRHNELLKEKYGVDCESAGSRPDLANPSTDPHRSSNDDEDDSKVVDGAREVGSKSSSSVAERKEDDLERKIFDQLMNVANSIRYPRSNVAPPCSTNAKFRQEPREFRGNLSLEESDSDRQDFATYEITGNLSVGRKCRFTDRNSDTDCNSLDEDLLPPKRGFDRFSRSGDRFTIFGERDDDLSSTSSYNFPARREAGIRNGDRGRGASSPAEKGWRRFRGTDDCSRWGTLRWDQGWCRGCARGSRDRADVEAGVEARDKLRSPASPRARFLELLRERRRIVECCRGASAS
- the LOC552512 gene encoding uncharacterized protein LOC552512 isoform X2; translated protein: MNNFVFICISFEKAVRMRDESDSWFSRVSWKSMELIDTNVKKESNLTGSEVVVHTESNEISLTNLKVSSSKAGDSRERIRKYGFDYCFDSSNPVAQNFADQATIYQTLGRTVLDNVFTGYNSCLVAYGQSASGKTYTMMGTKEDPGLTPRLCEGIFARIEEERRNERNYGVSVSYLEIYNERVRDLLKPSSSAGGLRVREHPRLGPYVQGLTHHAVRTLGSLMSCVEEGTRARKTASTLQNPSSSRSHALLTIVVGEGSEEASSSRRRRPSRGGSKLRLVDLAGSESAATCGGVHRLKEGANINKSLVALGNVISALAERPGSGPGRRFIPYRDSSLTWLLKDALGGNATTIMLATISPASGSYNETARTLRFAQRAQSVVNRPMVNEDPVAKIVRELRAEVARLKSLLVEKNTDPDTKVLCRCRKGIRAELIGTEGVGSCERTAERSWKEEGGIESMAKAAFPLQRSNSTDTHHVISPRSGKRFGSLEFFESDRFAAGYNRARVTELNEEEGAGEEASESVFVDIPTLVAVLIKPDDNPDEPSARIEEIYSDEVVDESSNDVDEFVEGEGRKGTHERNSPDDGRIYDERNAGQRKRKFRKQDSVDAIPPLTNLHASRKLFGSVEAIQRRDPVFPLERSYTSLEKRPASSTVPDRVAKKLNDIREVEDRRKKNWGGKRGSNERLERKGSNESDRGVAQKAEINESNGCRARSYARKPSLESVRRKSSKDSSSSSSKDEQISIAGRGDKSSSRKNSLDQESSSILKNHHTPIQRVKRAEIVAAVTERLYSSKRSAEDSPGMRSPTGEASTAEGGTRSVARLKLQEISRKMLMGKRRRVSVDTQTDCSRTVRMRDTASLTDTSPIARRDVAISTDHRQLCEHRWDKGLSGPVLRVKEMATSTDKPRTVVSVVRCRDVASSATDLEDYDGVVNSPRNDSGILSDDGQNYYAESSDPSSVDVSVDFCQEGGRGRAACTESCTNTSAFSTCRSFAVQTLRRMDPPESFPFACSRRCCSVDEQQRCGERSVISISLPDSVSITIESGSRGSGIVSTRVKGGGEGGGATKDESAQTKAGGETTSPALDRTASTPSQTDGKVFRIENIFHDPNNAVERSYCSRAGSKSSPRGGAGGEERARIGNSITLRNSLGTSSQEEEGEEMMGGHELEGFIGEGLITEAFINRKRSFSSRREHVYREPSRSILFEGAKETEVSPSFWQLGTPFETNRDVACFRPFGTNDNHDHGFSDDSLDYNESNASSDDPTTSLLKAKQQQGMGRERENFCPPDVVAHTKKSMETDPKNEPVADFQREFPKTRNPAKLAEIVAHKAHESLTIFAGKPFRNYGGGGMDESDNIVSPNNFGRKKKVSFSSSTTVSEKRFDSIGILKPIIKRRRRRNAAADESPNPVHSSNEETEEDSKQERRGELISKIGWREKTRSGHGSEESKEEEEEELAFEEEESSRKKNRRKVKFFADESSENTCSESESYENVEEEEEEEEEEEDRNVFLEEYLSEAMTLMRNLNSGTSTCRAYRSGTPSFRNHPPKFTIDRRGEGSTNRAARRIPDLSIDASTGISYERCVKGIQRLEDCIRRIDRHNELLKEKYGVDCESAGSRPDLANPSTDPHRSSNDDEDDSKVVDGAREVGSKSSSSVAERKEDDLERKIFDQLMNVANSIRYPRSNVAPPCSTNAKFRQEPREFRGNLSLEESDSDRQDFATYEITGNLSVGRKCRFTDRNSDTDCNSLDEDLLPPKRGFDRFSRSGDRFTIFGERDDDLSSTSSYNFPARREAGIRNGDRGRGASSPAEKGWRRFRGTDDCSRWGTLRWDQGWCRGCARGSRDRADVEAGVEARDKLRSPASPRARFLELLRERRRIVECCRGASAS
- the LOC552512 gene encoding uncharacterized protein LOC552512 isoform X1, which codes for MAIWRTSRWQFVFDRFPPGLLRGLHRSILFATMNNFVFICISFEKAVRMRDESDSWFSRVSWKSMELIDTNVKKESNLTGSEVVVHTESNEISLTNLKVSSSKAGDSRERIRKYGFDYCFDSSNPVAQNFADQATIYQTLGRTVLDNVFTGYNSCLVAYGQSASGKTYTMMGTKEDPGLTPRLCEGIFARIEEERRNERNYGVSVSYLEIYNERVRDLLKPSSSAGGLRVREHPRLGPYVQGLTHHAVRTLGSLMSCVEEGTRARKTASTLQNPSSSRSHALLTIVVGEGSEEASSSRRRRPSRGGSKLRLVDLAGSESAATCGGVHRLKEGANINKSLVALGNVISALAERPGSGPGRRFIPYRDSSLTWLLKDALGGNATTIMLATISPASGSYNETARTLRFAQRAQSVVNRPMVNEDPVAKIVRELRAEVARLKSLLVEKNTDPDTKVLCRCRKGIRAELIGTEGVGSCERTAERSWKEEGGIESMAKAAFPLQRSNSTDTHHVISPRSGKRFGSLEFFESDRFAAGYNRARVTELNEEEGAGEEASESVFVDIPTLVAVLIKPDDNPDEPSARIEEIYSDEVVDESSNDVDEFVEGEGRKGTHERNSPDDGRIYDERNAGQRKRKFRKQDSVDAIPPLTNLHASRKLFGSVEAIQRRDPVFPLERSYTSLEKRPASSTVPDRVAKKLNDIREVEDRRKKNWGGKRGSNERLERKGSNESDRGVAQKAEINESNGCRARSYARKPSLESVRRKSSKDSSSSSSKDEQISIAGRGDKSSSRKNSLDQESSSILKNHHTPIQRVKRAEIVAAVTERLYSSKRSAEDSPGMRSPTGEASTAEGGTRSVARLKLQEISRKMLMGKRRRVSVDTQTDCSRTVRMRDTASLTDTSPIARRDVAISTDHRQLCEHRWDKGLSGPVLRVKEMATSTDKPRTVVSVVRCRDVASSATDLEDYDGVVNSPRNDSGILSDDGQNYYAESSDPSSVDVSVDFCQEGGRGRAACTESCTNTSAFSTCRSFAVQTLRRMDPPESFPFACSRRCCSVDEQQRCGERSVISISLPDSVSITIESGSRGSGIVSTRVKGGGEGGGATKDESAQTKAGGETTSPALDRTASTPSQTDGKVFRIENIFHDPNNAVERSYCSRAGSKSSPRGGAGGEERARIGNSITLRNSLGTSSQEEEGEEMMGGHELEGFIGEGLITEAFINRKRSFSSRREHVYREPSRSILFEGAKETEVSPSFWQLGTPFETNRDVACFRPFGTNDNHDHGFSDDSLDYNESNASSDDPTTSLLKAKQQQGMGRERENFCPPDVVAHTKKSMETDPKNEPVADFQREFPKTRNPAKLAEIVAHKAHESLTIFAGKPFRNYGGGGMDESDNIVSPNNFGRKKKVSFSSSTTVSEKRFDSIGILKPIIKRRRRRNAAADESPNPVHSSNEETEEDSKQERRGELISKIGWREKTRSGHGSEESKEEEEEELAFEEEESSRKKNRRKVKFFADESSENTCSESESYENVEEEEEEEEEEEDRNVFLEEYLSEAMTLMRNLNSGTSTCRAYRSGTPSFRNHPPKFTIDRRGEGSTNRAARRIPDLSIDASTGISYERCVKGIQRLEDCIRRIDRHNELLKEKYGVDCESAGSRPDLANPSTDPHRSSNDDEDDSKVVDGAREVGSKSSSSVAERKEDDLERKIFDQLMNVANSIRYPRSNVAPPCSTNAKFRQEPREFRGNLSLEESDSDRQDFATYEITGNLSVGRKCRFTDRNSDTDCNSLDEDLLPPKRGFDRFSRSGDRFTIFGERDDDLSSTSSYNFPARREAGIRNGDRGRGASSPAEKGWRRFRGTDDCSRWGTLRWDQGWCRGCARGSRDRADVEAGVEARDKLRSPASPRARFLELLRERRRIVECCRGASAS
- the LOC552512 gene encoding uncharacterized protein LOC552512 isoform X5; translated protein: MANIKVAVRVRPISASYLEIYNERVRDLLKPSSSAGGLRVREHPRLGPYVQGLTHHAVRTLGSLMSCVEEGTRARKTASTLQNPSSSRSHALLTIVVGEGSEEASSSRRRRPSRGGSKLRLVDLAGSESAATCGGVHRLKEGANINKSLVALGNVISALAERPGSGPGRRFIPYRDSSLTWLLKDALGGNATTIMLATISPASGSYNETARTLRFAQRAQSVVNRPMVNEDPVAKIVRELRAEVARLKSLLVEKNTDPDTKVLCRCRKGIRAELIGTEGVGSCERTAERSWKEEGGIESMAKAAFPLQRSNSTDTHHVISPRSGKRFGSLEFFESDRFAAGYNRARVTELNEEEGAGEEASESVFVDIPTLVAVLIKPDDNPDEPSARIEEIYSDEVVDESSNDVDEFVEGEGRKGTHERNSPDDGRIYDERNAGQRKRKFRKQDSVDAIPPLTNLHASRKLFGSVEAIQRRDPVFPLERSYTSLEKRPASSTVPDRVAKKLNDIREVEDRRKKNWGGKRGSNERLERKGSNESDRGVAQKAEINESNGCRARSYARKPSLESVRRKSSKDSSSSSSKDEQISIAGRGDKSSSRKNSLDQESSSILKNHHTPIQRVKRAEIVAAVTERLYSSKRSAEDSPGMRSPTGEASTAEGGTRSVARLKLQEISRKMLMGKRRRVSVDTQTDCSRTVRMRDTASLTDTSPIARRDVAISTDHRQLCEHRWDKGLSGPVLRVKEMATSTDKPRTVVSVVRCRDVASSATDLEDYDGVVNSPRNDSGILSDDGQNYYAESSDPSSVDVSVDFCQEGGRGRAACTESCTNTSAFSTCRSFAVQTLRRMDPPESFPFACSRRCCSVDEQQRCGERSVISISLPDSVSITIESGSRGSGIVSTRVKGGGEGGGATKDESAQTKAGGETTSPALDRTASTPSQTDGKVFRIENIFHDPNNAVERSYCSRAGSKSSPRGGAGGEERARIGNSITLRNSLGTSSQEEEGEEMMGGHELEGFIGEGLITEAFINRKRSFSSRREHVYREPSRSILFEGAKETEVSPSFWQLGTPFETNRDVACFRPFGTNDNHDHGFSDDSLDYNESNASSDDPTTSLLKAKQQQGMGRERENFCPPDVVAHTKKSMETDPKNEPVADFQREFPKTRNPAKLAEIVAHKAHESLTIFAGKPFRNYGGGGMDESDNIVSPNNFGRKKKVSFSSSTTVSEKRFDSIGILKPIIKRRRRRNAAADESPNPVHSSNEETEEDSKQERRGELISKIGWREKTRSGHGSEESKEEEEEELAFEEEESSRKKNRRKVKFFADESSENTCSESESYENVEEEEEEEEEEEDRNVFLEEYLSEAMTLMRNLNSGTSTCRAYRSGTPSFRNHPPKFTIDRRGEGSTNRAARRIPDLSIDASTGISYERCVKGIQRLEDCIRRIDRHNELLKEKYGVDCESAGSRPDLANPSTDPHRSSNDDEDDSKVVDGAREVGSKSSSSVAERKEDDLERKIFDQLMNVANSIRYPRSNVAPPCSTNAKFRQEPREFRGNLSLEESDSDRQDFATYEITGNLSVGRKCRFTDRNSDTDCNSLDEDLLPPKRGFDRFSRSGDRFTIFGERDDDLSSTSSYNFPARREAGIRNGDRGRGASSPAEKGWRRFRGTDDCSRWGTLRWDQGWCRGCARGSRDRADVEAGVEARDKLRSPASPRARFLELLRERRRIVECCRGASAS
- the LOC552512 gene encoding uncharacterized protein LOC552512 isoform X3 encodes the protein MANIKVAVRVRPISARESNLTGSEVVVHTESNEISLTNLKVSSSKAGDSRERIRKYGFDYCFDSSNPVAQNFADQATIYQTLGRTVLDNVFTGYNSCLVAYGQSASGKTYTMMGTKEDPGLTPRLCEGIFARIEEERRNERNYGVSVSYLEIYNERVRDLLKPSSSAGGLRVREHPRLGPYVQGLTHHAVRTLGSLMSCVEEGTRARKTASTLQNPSSSRSHALLTIVVGEGSEEASSSRRRRPSRGGSKLRLVDLAGSESAATCGGVHRLKEGANINKSLVALGNVISALAERPGSGPGRRFIPYRDSSLTWLLKDALGGNATTIMLATISPASGSYNETARTLRFAQRAQSVVNRPMVNEDPVAKIVRELRAEVARLKSLLVEKNTDPDTKVLCRCRKGIRAELIGTEGVGSCERTAERSWKEEGGIESMAKAAFPLQRSNSTDTHHVISPRSGKRFGSLEFFESDRFAAGYNRARVTELNEEEGAGEEASESVFVDIPTLVAVLIKPDDNPDEPSARIEEIYSDEVVDESSNDVDEFVEGEGRKGTHERNSPDDGRIYDERNAGQRKRKFRKQDSVDAIPPLTNLHASRKLFGSVEAIQRRDPVFPLERSYTSLEKRPASSTVPDRVAKKLNDIREVEDRRKKNWGGKRGSNERLERKGSNESDRGVAQKAEINESNGCRARSYARKPSLESVRRKSSKDSSSSSSKDEQISIAGRGDKSSSRKNSLDQESSSILKNHHTPIQRVKRAEIVAAVTERLYSSKRSAEDSPGMRSPTGEASTAEGGTRSVARLKLQEISRKMLMGKRRRVSVDTQTDCSRTVRMRDTASLTDTSPIARRDVAISTDHRQLCEHRWDKGLSGPVLRVKEMATSTDKPRTVVSVVRCRDVASSATDLEDYDGVVNSPRNDSGILSDDGQNYYAESSDPSSVDVSVDFCQEGGRGRAACTESCTNTSAFSTCRSFAVQTLRRMDPPESFPFACSRRCCSVDEQQRCGERSVISISLPDSVSITIESGSRGSGIVSTRVKGGGEGGGATKDESAQTKAGGETTSPALDRTASTPSQTDGKVFRIENIFHDPNNAVERSYCSRAGSKSSPRGGAGGEERARIGNSITLRNSLGTSSQEEEGEEMMGGHELEGFIGEGLITEAFINRKRSFSSRREHVYREPSRSILFEGAKETEVSPSFWQLGTPFETNRDVACFRPFGTNDNHDHGFSDDSLDYNESNASSDDPTTSLLKAKQQQGMGRERENFCPPDVVAHTKKSMETDPKNEPVADFQREFPKTRNPAKLAEIVAHKAHESLTIFAGKPFRNYGGGGMDESDNIVSPNNFGRKKKVSFSSSTTVSEKRFDSIGILKPIIKRRRRRNAAADESPNPVHSSNEETEEDSKQERRGELISKIGWREKTRSGHGSEESKEEEEEELAFEEEESSRKKNRRKVKFFADESSENTCSESESYENVEEEEEEEEEEEDRNVFLEEYLSEAMTLMRNLNSGTSTCRAYRSGTPSFRNHPPKFTIDRRGEGSTNRAARRIPDLSIDASTGISYERCVKGIQRLEDCIRRIDRHNELLKEKYGVDCESAGSRPDLANPSTDPHRSSNDDEDDSKVVDGAREVGSKSSSSVAERKEDDLERKIFDQLMNVANSIRYPRSNVAPPCSTNAKFRQEPREFRGNLSLEESDSDRQDFATYEITGNLSVGRKCRFTDRNSDTDCNSLDEDLLPPKRGFDRFSRSGDRFTIFGERDDDLSSTSSYNFPARREAGIRNGDRGRGASSPAEKGWRRFRGTDDCSRWGTLRWDQGWCRGCARGSRDRADVEAGVEARDKLRSPASPRARFLELLRERRRIVECCRGASAS